CTGTCTCCTATCTATAATATGAATATCTTTTTTCTATTTGTTTAAATATTTGAGTTAACACTGCAATTATTATAATGTATATAAGTCCTGCTTGTATTAAAGGAATTAAACTAGCTTGTTGATTTTGTTTAATTTGAGCTATCCTTAAAATGTCATTAAGTCCTATTGTATATACTATTGCTGTGTCTTTTACAAGAGTGATTATCTCATTTGACATAGCTGGAAGTATATTTTTTATTACTTGAGGAACTATTATTTTTTTATACATATCAAACTTACTAAATCCTAATACTAAAGCACCTTCATATTGACCTTTGTCTATAGTATT
Above is a genomic segment from Romboutsia lituseburensis containing:
- a CDS encoding amino acid ABC transporter permease — protein: MLQGLSITISVFLMTLIISIPLGIFITFLRSSKNKLISKLSKTYILIIRGTPLLLQLIFIFFGLPLLGIVFDRYTAAIIAFSLNYAAYFAEIFRGGINTIDKGQYEGALVLGFSKFDMYKKIIVPQVIKNILPAMSNEIITLVKDTAIVYTIGLNDILRIAQIKQNQQASLIPLIQAGLIYIIIIAVLTQIFKQIEKRYSYYR